In Mytilus trossulus isolate FHL-02 chromosome 6, PNRI_Mtr1.1.1.hap1, whole genome shotgun sequence, a single window of DNA contains:
- the LOC134720634 gene encoding tyrosinase-like protein 1 → MEAPTYVTLALLTLGYAVTVVVSLIEPVSLPYDLDRCITQHILQSNTSHTPPHLAEAFCVKKFILHNPNLRVKVNFTTDETDYIQSLFRQVEADAGEDTQKGRFKRQTGGWRRHRREIRSAPYIEWQQYVRAVTRLKRVQSGTNGRSRYDTLAAIHTAAVDEVHFGPSFCPWHRLYLILVETALRVPIPYWDPTVDGAMDDPTQSVVWTNKYFGNGNGPVVVGPFRHYYTPTGPLSRDIGSDGLLFSKENIQRLFRFRFNRDIFEPASLGDQMSTLEGQHNMVHFWIGGHMNEFEYAAYDPVFWNYHAYVDYVWENFRRLQVRRGVNPELDIVRSWQQDPDSFAVGLQGLRIREGYSGRIAGMVTYESMPKCPECGNSADMYCRRDVCVATSGSYRRNRISFPRRVFNRGSFRNLFSRLRGKRSLISQFNGVKDTSVELTDLAFVPVKVIRNRKEDITNYTSPNITTDISQECIRHPETLHNNVIYVEADGLNYKGKYKDSTYVNQSAIIYIGAQKPTNDTSEVFITAYDRCGRICIPNCLVKDSQPPIYKTCTGAIRITSQNPVMYLSFPYDSELQQQANTTIPPIEFHCTF, encoded by the exons ATGGAGGCTCCAACTTATGTCACACTTGCCTTGTTAACACTTGGATATGCTGTAACAGTTGTAGTCAGCTTGATAGAACCAGTGTCTCTACCATACGACCTTGACCGTTGTATAACACAGCATATATTACAGTCGAATACCTCTCATACACCGCCTCATTTGGCTGAGGCGTTCTGCGTGAAGAAGTTTATTTTACATAACCCTAATTTGAGGGTGAAAGTGAACTTTACAACAGACGAGACTGATTATATACAATCCTTGTTCAGACAAGTAGAAGCAGACGCCGGTGAAGATACTCAGAAAGGTAGATTCAAACGGCAAACGGGAGGATGGAGAAGACACCGGAGGGAAATTAGATCAGCGCCGTATATAGAGTGGCAACAGTATGTTCGTGCAGTGACACGCTTGAAGAGGGTCCAG AGCGGAACCAATGGAAGAAGCCGTTATGATACCTTGGCAGCAATACACACTGCAGCAGTTGATGAAGTACATTTTGGTCCATCCTTTTGTCCATGGCATAGACTTTATCTAATACT aGTTGAGACAGCTCTTCGAGTTCCCATACCTTACTGGGACCCAACTGTTGATGGTGCCATGGACGACCCAACACAGTCCGTTGTGTGGaccaataaatattttggtaacGGCAATGGTCCGGTAGTGGTTGGTCCATTTAGACATTATTATACACCTACAGGACCACTTTCTCGTGATATTGGGTCTGATGGACTTTTATTctcaaaagaaaatatacagCGGTTGTTTAGATTTCGTTTTAATAGAGATATTTTTGAACCGGCTTCATTAGGTGATCAGATGTCTACATTGGAAGGACAGCATAACATGGTACATTTCTGGATTGGTGGACATATGAATGAATTTGAATACGCTGCATATGATCCAGTGTTCTGGAATTATCATGCATACGTTGATTATGTATGGGAAAATTTCCGTAGATTGCAAGTCAGGAGAGGTGTGAATCCCGAGCTTGATATTGTGAGGTCTTGGCAACAAGATCCGGATAGTTTTGCAGTTGGATTGCAAGGTTTAAGAATTCGGGAGGGTTATTCCGGACGAATTGCAGGAATGGTGACCTATGAGTCAATGCCAAAATGTCCAGAATGTGGGAATAGTGCTGACATGTATTGCCGCCGAGATGTCTGTGTAGCAACAAGTGGGTCTTATAGGAGAAATCGAATCTCTTTTCCTCGTCGTGTGTTCAACCGTGGAAGTTTTAGAAACTTATTCAGTCGTTTACGAGGGAAACGAAGTTTAATAAGTCAATTCAATGGTGTTAAGGACACCAGTGTTGAATTAACAGATTTGGCTTTTGTGCCTGTGAAGGTAATCAGAAATCGGAAAGAAGACATAACTAACTATACCTCTCCCAACATAACTACTGACATTAGCCAAGAATGTATAAGACACCCAGAAACTCTGCACAATAATGTCATTTACGTAGAGGCTGACGGACTAAACTATAAAGGAAAGTATAAAGACTCTACTTACGTGAATCAGTCAGCTATAATTTACATAGGTGCTCAGAAACCGACAAATGATACGTCGGAGGTCTTTATAACTGCTTATGACAGATGTGGTAGAATATGTATTCCGAATTGTTTGGTCAAAGACAGTCAACCAccaatatataaaacatgtacagGGGCAATTCGAATAACATCACAAAATCCAGTTATGTACTTATCATTTCCCTATGACTCCGAACTCCAACAACAAGCAAATACGACAATACCACCAATAGAATTTCATTGTACATTCTGA